In one window of Lampris incognitus isolate fLamInc1 chromosome 3, fLamInc1.hap2, whole genome shotgun sequence DNA:
- the efcab7 gene encoding EF-hand calcium-binding domain-containing protein 7, producing MSFQASPPPLGSQRCRRPGNEETFYVQCRAAYLAVFGSSLTNVGSKQQLCRVLRQAGRNPSLATLNKYWTPRTSELNFDDFCEILKIEMQTDKNELMRAFRKMDVNGDGYIAHSELEKALTTRGEKMTIQEVNAIFSLADINKDGKLDYTEFCSLLVSTAKCCQTAALERLEADAKLRRQNFGNESDSPLKSSISSSSSSSSSAAVAAITVPQPPESPRTESDTSCQKESRSFCRPSSAHSRRSSLSNGITMTASSTKTCKTMEPAALLEWQHSCMKGCFFLEDDGSISSLQYCLHLPQTTSVYLTIQPLDLSHRPDKPPSWMMVDTALFVLSAGDTKEDSTLVCFTELRNKGKCVWKGELSAGTYYLLPFTSGCRLRKRSRKNLSEKPVELVYRTDTGELDLTREFREVLSDIFEVIDLDGNGLLSLEEYNFFELRTSGEKCDGEAWAVCRENFDTRRNQLTKQGFMELNLMEATERDGDPADLWLTLEAMGYNRGLELVEACPFQIDVHCEGSQPSVQPLSLDSGPRLLNQALQKSIVSKAEARALRGKDNVLLYTYRGEHRISSLIVNKTNQKVTVHVNNDQSRNCCSSRGMAVFAVEVPAKTKTVCQHVLPISDRQDWTYCCVESILPGQ from the exons ATGTCTTTTCAAGCATCGCCTCCACCTCTCGGGTCGCAGAGGTGTCGTCGCCCTGGCAACGAGGAGACCTTCTACGTGCAGTGCCGAGCTGCATACCTGGCTGTGTTCGGATCGAGTCTGACAAACGTCGGTTCAAAACAACAGTTGTGTCGTG TTCTCCGGCAGGCTGGTAGAAACCCATCCCTTGCAACTCTTAATAAGTACTGGACACCGAGGACGTCTGAACTGAACTTTGATGATTTTTGTGAGATTCTTAAAATTGAAATGCAAACTGATAAGAATGAGCTGATGAGAGCTTTCAGAAAGATGGACGTTAACGGTGATGGCTACATCGCACACAGTGAATTGGAGAAAGCTCTTACCACA agaggagagaagatgaCCATTCAGGAGGTAAATGCCATTTTCTCACTTGCTGACATCAACAAAGATGGCAAGTTGGACTATACAGAG TTCTGCAGCCTACTGGTGTCCACAGCAAAGTGTTGCCAGACAGCCGCCTTAGAGAGGCTAGAGGCTGATGCCAAGCTGAGAAGGCAGAACTTTGGCAACGAGTCAGACAGCCCTCTAAAGAGCTCcatatcgtcatcatcatcatcatcatcctcagcagcagtagcagcaataACTGTCCCCCAGCCTCCAGAATCTCCAAGGACAGAATCAGATACTTCATGCCAGAAAG AGAGTCGATCGTTCTGCCGCCCCTCCTCAGCACACAGCAGACGATCATCCCTGTCTAATGGCATCACTATGACAGCCAGTAGCACAAAGACCTGCAAAACAATGGAGCCTGCAGCTTTGCTG GAGTGGCAGCACAGTTGCATGAAGGGCTGTTTCTTCCTGGAGGATGATGGGAGCATCAGCTCTCTGCAGTACTGTCTCCACCTGCCCCAGACAACCAGTGTTTACCTCACCATCCAGCCACTGGACCTCAGCCACAGGCCCG ACAAGCCCCCATCCTGGATGATGGTGGACACAGCTCTTTTTGTCCTATCAGCAGGTGACACCAAAGAGGATTCCACCCTTGTGTGTTTTACAGAGTTGAGAAACAAGGGG AAGTGTGTATGGAAAGGAGAACTGAGTGCTGGAACCTACTATCTCCTGCCCTTCACCAGTGGCTGCAGGCTAAGGAAGAGGAGCAGGAAGAACCTTTCTGAGAAACCAGTTGAGTTGGTCTACAGGACTGACACTGGAGAGCTAGACCTCACCAGAGAGTTCAG GGAGGTGCTGTCTGATATCTTCGAGGTGATAGACCTAGATGGAAATGGCTTACTCAGTTTGGAGGAGTACAATTTCTTTGAGCTGAGGACCAGCGGAGAAAAGTGTGACGGCGAGGCCTGGGCAGTCTGTAGAG AGAATTTTGACACCAGGAGGAACCAGCTGACCAAACAGGGCTTCATGGAGCTGAACCTGATGGAGgctacagagagagatggagaccccGCAGACCTGTGGCTCACTCTAGAAGCAATGGGCTACAACCGTGGCCTGGAGCTTGTAGAG GCTTGTCCATTCCAGATAGATGTACACTGTGAGGGCTCCCAGCCATCAGTCCAGCCTCTCAGTCTGGATTCAGGCCCCAGGCTGCTGAATCAGGCACTACAGAAGTCCATTGTTTCTAAGGCAGAGGCTCGGGCACTAAGGGGGAAAGACAACGTCCTTCTCTACACCTACCGTGGAGAGCACAGGATCTCCTCACTCATCGTCAACAAG ACCAACCAGAAAGTGACAGTCCATGTGAACAACGACCAGAGTAGAAACTGCTGCAGCAGCAGAGGCATGGCTGTGTTCGCTGTTGAGGTCCCAGCCAAGACCAAGACG GTTTGCCAGCATGTCCTTCCCATCAGTGACCgacaggactggacgtactgCTGTGTGGAAAGCATCCTACCCGGCCAGTGA